The Desulfomicrobium apsheronum genome includes a window with the following:
- a CDS encoding calcium-binding protein yields VTGAQTGGGTGNHGLGDTLTGIEEVLGTNDALHGDVLTGDDADNILDGLSGHDTLYGGGGNDTLYGREGFDVLYGGDGDDLLQGHAGNDFLYGGAGDDVLIGGYGRDVLYGGEGNDTLVGGNTTDPSSSFPIWDTLNGGAGADVLTGHGLGEVADYAGSLAVEIDLNNVTQVQGNGAAGNDAIGDELRNIFNVSGSSYADTLIGNEHDNYLWGQQGDDLLIGGAGADTLWGGEGINILEGGTGGDVLRGGTGHDIASYRNAAAGVLVDMNDQDKDPRISDGQAGAGVDGEEHGDHLFYIDGVWGSEHGDTLLGRDVGWDGVNYMSSNDELRGFGGDDSLVGFGGNDSLYGGDGNDTLIGWKYDPLNTNMNRDSGIDLLDGGAGDDLLIGGPEDSVHGGEGFDVFALEAEDLGFSHTLDLSAMVSEGRISGIEKISLYGVNGWEENVLTLKASDVLSVSDTDTLWVFGEGPAEVAATDSGWSLVAMNVVGADGFDYNHYTNTVGTSVVHLMVAEDIATQHVVPFA; encoded by the coding sequence GGGCCACGACACCCTGTACGGCGGTGGCGGGAACGACACGCTGTATGGCCGCGAAGGCTTCGATGTCCTGTACGGCGGCGACGGCGACGACCTGTTGCAGGGCCATGCCGGCAACGACTTCCTCTATGGCGGCGCCGGTGACGACGTCCTCATTGGCGGCTACGGACGTGATGTCCTGTATGGCGGCGAGGGGAACGACACACTCGTGGGCGGCAATACGACAGACCCATCATCCTCCTTCCCCATCTGGGATACCCTCAATGGCGGCGCCGGGGCCGATGTGCTCACCGGTCACGGGTTGGGCGAGGTGGCCGACTACGCCGGCAGCCTGGCCGTGGAGATCGATCTGAACAACGTGACTCAGGTCCAGGGGAATGGCGCGGCCGGGAACGACGCCATCGGCGACGAACTGCGGAATATCTTCAATGTCAGCGGCTCTTCCTATGCCGATACGCTCATCGGGAACGAACACGACAACTATCTCTGGGGCCAGCAAGGAGACGACCTGCTTATAGGCGGCGCCGGAGCGGACACCCTTTGGGGCGGCGAAGGCATCAACATCTTGGAAGGCGGAACGGGCGGCGACGTCCTCAGGGGCGGGACGGGCCACGACATCGCCAGCTACCGGAATGCAGCGGCAGGGGTGCTTGTGGACATGAACGACCAGGACAAGGATCCGCGTATTTCCGACGGCCAGGCCGGGGCCGGCGTCGACGGGGAGGAGCACGGCGATCATCTTTTCTACATTGACGGCGTGTGGGGTTCGGAGCATGGCGACACGCTGCTGGGCCGCGACGTCGGCTGGGACGGCGTGAACTACATGAGCTCCAATGACGAACTGCGCGGCTTCGGCGGCGACGACAGCCTCGTGGGTTTTGGCGGCAACGATTCGCTGTACGGCGGCGACGGCAATGACACCCTGATCGGATGGAAGTACGACCCTCTTAATACAAATATGAATAGGGATTCTGGCATCGACCTGCTCGACGGCGGTGCCGGCGACGATCTGCTGATCGGCGGGCCCGAGGATTCCGTGCACGGAGGGGAAGGGTTCGACGTCTTCGCGCTGGAGGCCGAGGATTTAGGCTTTAGCCACACCTTGGACCTGAGCGCCATGGTTTCGGAAGGGCGCATCTCAGGTATCGAAAAAATCAGTCTGTACGGCGTCAACGGATGGGAGGAGAACGTCTTGACACTCAAGGCCAGCGACGTTCTGTCCGTTTCGGACACCGACACCCTGTGGGTGTTCGGCGAGGGCCCCGCGGAAGTGGCCGCGACGGATTCGGGATGGTCCCTTGTGGCCATGAACGTAGTCGGCGCCGATGGGTTTGACTACAATCATTACACGAACACCGTCGGAACAAGCGTTGTCCACTTGATGGTGGCCGAGGATATCGCGACGCAGCATGTAGTGCCTTTCGCATGA